Sequence from the Candidatus Kinetoplastibacterium galatii TCC219 genome:
CTACAAATTTAGACAAGGAAGAAAAAGCTCTTGATATAGCAACATCGCATTCTATAGGATTAAGATTTTCTATCCTGGCATGATGGATTAAAATATTGGATAACAAACTAGTACTGCAAACATGCCTAAGGAAAGATGTCTTTTTAAAAACAGAGTCTACACAAATAACCCTCCAATTTGGTCTCATTATTGCCAAAACAATTCCTGGAAGACCTGCTCCAGAACCAACATCACAAATCGTTATATTTTTTTTAAGCAAAGAATCCAATAAAGGGATAACAGAAAGGCTATCCACGATGTGATACGTCAGCATACACTTATAATCTTTTATAGATGTTATGTTGGAATATTTATTCCATTTTTGCATCATAGACAAATAATTACTCAATAATATTTTTTGATCATCAGATATTTTAATATTAATAGCAGAACAAGCATCAGATAAGACTTCATCTGAAAAATTATTTCTATATAGATCCATTCGAACTCTTCAATCTTTTAATATGAACAAATAGAACAGATAAGGATGCTGGTGTAACACCTGGTATTCTACTAGCTTGACCTATCGTTTCTGGTCTATAATCATTCAGCTTTTGTCTAACTTCAATTGATAAATTGGTCATGGAAAGATAATCAATAGTGTCAGGTATAGTGTAGGAATCATTATCAGATATTTTCCTTATTTCATCTGACTGTTTAGAAATATACCCAGAATATTTTATGTGAATATCAATCTGATCAGATAAAACATCATCGTAAGAAACACCTGGTCCTAATAAATAACAATCTGGATCTTTTATAGACATAAGATCTTTGTATTTGATATTTGGTCTTTTTAATATATCAAAAACACTTAAATCTTTATCAAGATTTTTACCTAACTTATCATCGCTGTAATATTTTATTAGGAATTTAAAATTCAACGATGTATCTTTTAATCTTTGCAGTTCTTTATTTAACAAATCGCGTTTTCTGTTGAAAAGATCCCATCGATTATCATCGACTATTCCTAAGTTTCTGCCAATATCAGTAAGCCTCAAGTCAGCATTATCTTCTCTTAGAGTTAAACGATACTCTGCACGTGATGTAAACATCCTATACGGCTCAGTAGTACCTCTTGTTATTAAATCGTCAATCATCACTCCAATATACGAATCACTCCTGCGAGGAGACCATTGGTCCAAATCTAAACATCGCCTCGAAGCGTTTAAACCTGCTAATAAACCTTGTGCTGCTGCTTCCTCATAACCTGTAGTGCCATTAATTTGACCTGCAAAATATAAACCATTTATATTTCTTGTCTCTAATGTGGATTTTAAAAACTTAGGATCAAAATAATCATATTCAATTGCATAACCATATCTCAATATATGTGCATTATGCAAACCATTGAGAGAACGAATCAAATTTACCTGAACATCAAAAGGTAAGCTTGTAGATATGCCGTTAGGATAAAACTCATTGGTATGCAAACCCTCTGGCTCTAAAAAAACCTGATGAGAATCCTTATCAGAGAATCTAGTAATCTTGTCCTCTATAGATGGACAATATCTTGGACCCTTAGATTCAATTGATCCGTTGTATAAAGGAGATCTAGAAAATGCATTTCTAACTATTTCGTGAGATATAGAGTTAGTTCTTGTAATCCAACATGGTAGCTGTTTAGGATGCATTTCCCTATAACCGATAAAAGAGAATACTGGTGTAGGACAATCTCCTTGCTGAATCTGAAGCATATCGAAATCGATCGTTCTACCATCTATTCGAGGAGGAGTTCCTGTTTTTAACCTGCCTTGCGGAAGTCCAAGATCCTTTAAATTATCGGCCAGGGAAATTACAGCCTGATCCCCCGATCTACCTCCTGAGAAACTATTTTCACCAATATGGATAATACCATTGAGAAATGTACCTGTTGTTAATACAACAGATTTGGCTTTCACACTTATTCCAAGACTAGTTTTAACGCCTACTACATTATTATTTTTTATTAAAAGACTACTTACTGTTTCCTGAGCAATATAAAGATTATCTTGATTTTCTAATTTTTCCCTAACTATTTGGCGATATAAAGATCTATCTATTTGAGCTCTAGTAGATCTAACAGCAGGACCTTTCGATGAATTCAATACCTTAAAATGAATGCCAGCATAATCTGCAGATAAAGCCATGGATCCACCAAGAGCATCTATTTCTTTTACTAGATGACCTTTTCCAACACCTCCTATTGATGGATTACAAGACATTTGTCCCAAAGTATCCAGATTTCCAGTTATTAGTAAAGTAACAGAACCAGATTTTGCAGAAGATAAAGCAGCTTCTGTTCCAGCATGTCCACCTCCTACCACTATCACGTCAAAATTAAAAGGATGATTCATTAATTACCTTTTATTATTTAGTTGTTTATTTTAATGATTATTATAATTAAAAAGAAGGTTTTTTGTGCATAACCTTTTATTGTCCTTAATATTCAATATGTTATGTATATTGATAACTTTTGTAATAAGTGTGTTTTATTGCATAATACTTTTTGGATAAAAAAATGGTTTTATATTTTTTATCAAGTTGTTCATAATTTTTCCGTATGTTATTAACAATAGTTATTTACCTATACAAAAACTAGAAAATATCTTCTCTAACATATCCTCTGAAGTAAATTGTCCTGTTATATTACATAATTCAATGTGAGATAGTCTTAATTCTTCAGCTAAGATATCTAGTAAAAAATTTTCTTGTGTGTAAGACATTGCTACTTCTATATGCTCTAATGCTTCTTTTATAGCGTAGTAATGTCTCTCTCTAGTTGAAAAAGAATCTTCGTTTGATGAACTAGATGTTATTTTTTTAGTATTTCTTTTTTTTATCAAATCTAACCCATTACCGTTTTTTGATGAAACCAAGATTCCATCACAATAATTTCCATTTTTTTTATCGATAATGTCTGATTTATTATATATCTTTATAATGTGTGTGTGTTCTGGAATTTTTTTACTTATATATAATTCTGTATCTTCATCTCTTTTATTTGAGTCTATGACATGCAATACTATATCAGCATTCTTTATAGCCTCCCAAGATTTCTCTATTCCTTTTTTTTCTATTATATTATTACTATTTCTTATTCCAGCAGTATCTATAATATTTACCAATATTCCTTTTATATAAATAGCACTTGAAACCTTATCTCTTGTGGTGCCAGCTAATGGAGTAACTATTGCTATCTCTTCTTCAGACAATGCATTCAATAAGCTTGATTTTCCTACATTAGGTTGTCCTGCTAAAACTATATTTATCCCGTTTTTTAGTATAAGGCTATCACTTACTTTCGATACTAATTTAATTAGTTTTATTTTTATTGATTCCAAAGAAATAATTATCTCTTTTTTTTGAAGATTGCTAATATCTTCTTCTGGAAAGTCCAAGTTTGCTTCTATCAAAACTCTGAGATTTATTATCTCACTAGATATATCGTTTATTATTGATGACAAAGAACCAGATAGGGTTTTTATAGCACTCCTTGCGGCTGCAATAGAGGAGGAATTAATCAAATCAGATATAGCCTCTGCTTGTATTAAATCAATCTTTCCATTTAAGAATGCTCTTCTCGTAAATTCTCCAGGATTTGCTAATCTAAGGCCAATATCTTTTCCTTTCAATATGCATGTATCAATGATTTGATGTTGAACAACCATTCCTCCGTGACATTGGATTTCAAGCACGTCTTCTCCGGTAAAGGATCTAGGTGATTTAAAAAA
This genomic interval carries:
- the rsmG gene encoding 16S rRNA (guanine(527)-N(7))-methyltransferase RsmG, encoding MDLYRNNFSDEVLSDACSAINIKISDDQKILLSNYLSMMQKWNKYSNITSIKDYKCMLTYHIVDSLSVIPLLDSLLKKNITICDVGSGAGLPGIVLAIMRPNWRVICVDSVFKKTSFLRHVCSTSLLSNILIHHARIENLNPIECDVAISRAFSSLSKFVEFSGFHVKKDGFLCSMKGIIPKKEIDDLSLISSWGIISIEKLNVPGVSSERCLVIMKRLDNQKI
- the mnmG gene encoding tRNA uridine-5-carboxymethylaminomethyl(34) synthesis enzyme MnmG — translated: MNHPFNFDVIVVGGGHAGTEAALSSAKSGSVTLLITGNLDTLGQMSCNPSIGGVGKGHLVKEIDALGGSMALSADYAGIHFKVLNSSKGPAVRSTRAQIDRSLYRQIVREKLENQDNLYIAQETVSSLLIKNNNVVGVKTSLGISVKAKSVVLTTGTFLNGIIHIGENSFSGGRSGDQAVISLADNLKDLGLPQGRLKTGTPPRIDGRTIDFDMLQIQQGDCPTPVFSFIGYREMHPKQLPCWITRTNSISHEIVRNAFSRSPLYNGSIESKGPRYCPSIEDKITRFSDKDSHQVFLEPEGLHTNEFYPNGISTSLPFDVQVNLIRSLNGLHNAHILRYGYAIEYDYFDPKFLKSTLETRNINGLYFAGQINGTTGYEEAAAQGLLAGLNASRRCLDLDQWSPRRSDSYIGVMIDDLITRGTTEPYRMFTSRAEYRLTLREDNADLRLTDIGRNLGIVDDNRWDLFNRKRDLLNKELQRLKDTSLNFKFLIKYYSDDKLGKNLDKDLSVFDILKRPNIKYKDLMSIKDPDCYLLGPGVSYDDVLSDQIDIHIKYSGYISKQSDEIRKISDNDSYTIPDTIDYLSMTNLSIEVRQKLNDYRPETIGQASRIPGVTPASLSVLFVHIKRLKSSNGSI
- the mnmE gene encoding tRNA uridine-5-carboxymethylaminomethyl(34) synthesis GTPase MnmE; its protein translation is MLKDLPIIAIATAHGSAGVGVIRISGKELLPLMLNLFKKELKERIVHYLNLTDIDQEIIDKAIVIFFKSPRSFTGEDVLEIQCHGGMVVQHQIIDTCILKGKDIGLRLANPGEFTRRAFLNGKIDLIQAEAISDLINSSSIAAARSAIKTLSGSLSSIINDISSEIINLRVLIEANLDFPEEDISNLQKKEIIISLESIKIKLIKLVSKVSDSLILKNGINIVLAGQPNVGKSSLLNALSEEEIAIVTPLAGTTRDKVSSAIYIKGILVNIIDTAGIRNSNNIIEKKGIEKSWEAIKNADIVLHVIDSNKRDEDTELYISKKIPEHTHIIKIYNKSDIIDKKNGNYCDGILVSSKNGNGLDLIKKRNTKKITSSSSNEDSFSTRERHYYAIKEALEHIEVAMSYTQENFLLDILAEELRLSHIELCNITGQFTSEDMLEKIFSSFCIGK